The Reichenbachiella carrageenanivorans region TCGAGAGTTGAATCAGTTTGGTAGCGTACAGAACTTACGCAACAGAAGAAAGGATATTTTTGATTTGAAAAAGAGAAAAGTGAAGAAGTAAATTGGCCATCCTAATAAAAAAATAGTCCTAAAATTCAGGACTATTTTTTTATCCCTTCTACAAATACGAACCAATTTCATAATTTAGCGGTTCGATCGAATTCCATGAAAAAAGCAACTCTTTGTTTGTTATTGCTCCTTAGTCTAGGTCTGATTAGTCAGGCAGATGCCCAGCGCAAAACCTATGTAGGGGTGAAAAGCGGATACAATCTATCCACAGCTTATTTCTTTCACTCTTTATATGGCTCAGATATCGAGCCCAAGATGGAGGGTGGTTATCAAGGTGGGATTATTGCGATGAACTACCTGAGAAATCATGTGGGACTACAAGCGGAGCTGCTTTATACACAAAAAGGGTGGAGGCAGGAATTTGATGATCAGCCAGATCTCGTGACAGAGCTGGATTATGTGGAATTGCCATTGCTTGTGAATATCCATACAGGTAAGGATCGTTTGCACATCTTTGCCAATGGGGGGTGTTATGTGGGCTACCTTGTGAGTTCAACTCAAAGTGCCACATCTGCAGCAGACAACTTTTATGTTTACGATGAGTCTCGTGACAATAAAATCAGTTATGGTTTTAGAGGAGGAGTAGGTGCTTTTTATGATTTCAATTTTGGCACTTTGCTTTTCGAAAGCAGTTTTACCTATAGTTTGAGCGATATGTTCGATCCAACCACACTCAGCAGTGGCGTGCCCAATACGTCTAAAAGTATGGTTGTTGGCTTCTCAGTTGGCTATATGTTCTCCTTTGGAGAGTTGTAGGATTCTTCCTGCTTGCAGGTTATATTTATGGGTGATACCCAAAATAAAACAACCATGAATACCCGGTTTCTCAAGTATTCTATTGCCTTTATTATCCCTCTGGTAGCTTATATTTCAATACAAGCCTCTGGTTGGTGGACATTTGCTACGGTACTACTGGTCTATGTGTTATTACCACTTTTCGAATTTTTGTTTGCTGCAAATCAGGATAATCTGATAGAAGCGGAAGAGGAACTTGTTGCCCAAGATCCTGTGTACGACTATTTACTCTATTTGGTCGTGCCTGTTCAATTTGCGTTGCTATATTATTTTGTGTCGGTAATC contains the following coding sequences:
- a CDS encoding porin family protein; protein product: MKKATLCLLLLLSLGLISQADAQRKTYVGVKSGYNLSTAYFFHSLYGSDIEPKMEGGYQGGIIAMNYLRNHVGLQAELLYTQKGWRQEFDDQPDLVTELDYVELPLLVNIHTGKDRLHIFANGGCYVGYLVSSTQSATSAADNFYVYDESRDNKISYGFRGGVGAFYDFNFGTLLFESSFTYSLSDMFDPTTLSSGVPNTSKSMVVGFSVGYMFSFGEL